In the Drosophila gunungcola strain Sukarami unplaced genomic scaffold, Dgunungcola_SK_2 000001F, whole genome shotgun sequence genome, one interval contains:
- the LOC128262908 gene encoding LOW QUALITY PROTEIN: medium-chain acyl-CoA ligase ACSF2, mitochondrial (The sequence of the model RefSeq protein was modified relative to this genomic sequence to represent the inferred CDS: deleted 1 base in 1 codon), with amino-acid sequence MNRKLRILSRQMLRQRCAFNSIRSVSTTLPILISHKHHVSPHPLVYRTIGQELELSVAKYGDVEAIVSCHERKRYTFKELLREADALAAGFRKLGLQRGDAIGLWAPNFMHWYLGMMGAARAGLTSVGLNPAYQGPEMAYCLNKVDIKAIIAPESFKSQNYYEILKDICPEIAEAQPGKIRSEKFPHLKSVIIESRDALKGALRFDEFQNLANQTEREEVAKIQKDILPESACNIQFTSGTTGNPKAAVLSHYSFVNNGIHVANRNQLEGERICVQVPLFHAFGVCITIMAGLSKGATMVMPAAGFSPNDSLQAIVNEKCTVIHGTPTMYVDLVSTQKKLQMPLGRIKKAVTGGAIVSPQLIKDVRNVLGVEAVHSVYGLTESTAVIFQSLPGDDSEIVLNSVGHLQDHIEAKVVDAQGRCVPFGQPGELCVRGYTTMIGYHGDEAKTKETIKNMWLHTGDQFILEENGYGRIVGRLKEMLIRGGENIFPKEIEDFLNTHPQIIEAHVIGVPDERLGEEVCAYVRLEEGVDPASFTEETLKEYSKGKLAHFKVPRYVIPIDAFPKTTSGKVQKFKLVEAFKEKETTELKAVSA; translated from the exons ATGAATAGGAAACTGCGGATCCTATCCAGGCAAATGCTGAGGCAAAGATGTGCTTTCAACTCGATACGCAG TGTTTCCACCACGTTGCCCATCCTGATCAGCCATAAGCACCATGTGAGTCCACATCCCCTGGTGTATCGCACCATTGGCCAGGAACTGGAGTTGTCAGTGGCGAAATATGGAGACGTGGAGGCCATTGTATCCTGTCACGAGCGAAAGCGGTACACCTTCAAGGAGCTGCTACGTGAAGCGGATGCCTTGGCGGCGGGATTCCGGAAATTGGGACTGCAGCGTGGTGATGCCATTGGCTTGTGGGCACCCAACTTTATGCACTGGTACCTCGGAATGATGGGCGCAGCGCGAGCGGGCCTCACCTCGGTGGGCCTGAATCCCGCCTACCAAGGACCCGAGATGGCCTACTGCCTTAACAAAGTGGATATTAAGGCCATCATTGCACCGGAGAGTTTCAAGAGCCAGAATTACTATGAGATTTTGAAGGATATCTGCCCGGAAATTGCGGAA GCGCAGCCTGGCAAAATTCGGAGTGAGAAATTCCCGCATTTGAAATCCGTGATCATCGAGAGTAGAGATGCCCTCAAGGGTGCCCTGCGCTTCGATGAGTTCCAAAATCTGGCCAATCAAACGGAACGCGAGGAGGTGGCCAAAATCCAGAAGGACATACTGCCAGAGTCCGCCTGCAATATTCAGTTTACCTCGGGAACCACTGGCAATCCCAAGGCGGCAGTACTTTCGCACTACAGCTTCGTCAACAATGGCATCCATGTGGCCAATCGTAATCAACTGGAGGGCGAGCGGATTTGTGTTCAGGTGCCGCTGTTCCATGCCTTCGGAGTGTGCATCACCATCATGGCTGGGCTGTCAAAAGGAGCCACGATGGTCATGCCAGCCGCTGGCTTCAGTCCCAACGACTCGCTGCAGGCGATTGTCAACGAAAAATGTACGGTGATCCATGGCACACCCACCATGTATGTGGATTTGGTGAGCACGCAGAAGAAACTGCAGATGCCGCTGGGCAGGATCAAGAAGGCCGTCACGGGGGGTGCCATTGTGTCGCCGCAGCTCATCAAGGATGTGCGAAATGTCCTCGGAGTGGAAGCGGTGCACAGTGTCTATGGCCTGACCGAGTCAACGGCGGTGATCTTTCAATCCCTTCCCGGCGATGACAGTGAGATCGTCCTAAATTCGGTGGGTCATCTCCAAGATCACATCGAAGCCAAGGTGGTGGATGCACAGGGCAGGTGTGTGCCCTTCGGACAGCCCGGTGAGCTGTGTGTCCGTGGCTACACCACCATGATTGGCTACCATGGGGATGAGGCCAAGACGAAGGAAACCATCAAGAACATGTGGCTGCACACAGGGGATCAGTTCATCCTCGAGGAGAATGGCTATGGCCGGATCGTGGGTCGACTCAAGGAGATGCTCATCCGCGGCGGCGAAAACATTTTCCCCAAAGAGATTGAAGACTTTCTGAATACCCACCCGCAGATCATCGAAGCTCAT GTGATTGGTGTTCCCGACGAGCGACTGGGCGAGGAGGTCTGTGCCTACGTTCGCCTCGAGGAGGGCGTGGACCCCGCCTCCTTCACCGAGGAGACCTTGAAGGAATACAGCAAGGGCAAGCTGGCCCACTTCAAGGTGCCCAGATATGTGATCCCCATAGATGCATTCCCAAAAACCACCTCCGGCAAAGTCCAGAAATTCAAACTGGTGGAGGCCTTCAAAGAAAAGGAGACTACAGAACTTAAGGCCGTTAGTGCTTAG
- the LOC128262915 gene encoding uncharacterized protein LOC128262915, translating to MLTTDKGSSHCHGASVTDQQLLQHLHPQAQSHPHPVRLQMHSTPTITATATPKPTPTIHMSTHSPACEKRLEAETPRRDLHELLLELLDMLLSCLVVAPCVIAYWRGTWELMGVYLFPRSLPLSAMASFLIGGLGHFLFTVTQNFFKEHVHPDRRRLTYYTVSRLYTAVFGIVCVNMWRGAWLLCDWLTSIDSLMIVSVVTAIALVFLVATRTLRNLGAAPYTVTMDHKSDYFEVDTMFKIPGFHQPGLYVLDTLFSVFVIGSLVVIAWRGVWGIFDLLLFPADRAKSAWGSLLIGYLTVFVTFLIHPLMRYVCRRISGIPKLIICDIYYLMTFFGAVNAWRGIWNLLDVYLYPDNRLLSFWLTHLVPFLLLAALKCSNSILVRGVFIDAEGVGADSVDIPINYVRLHFLRERRKKCANQTTSSSPPHYYLKPEHASIGRNAEKDKEAQSSLIEKPHPAVQIV from the exons ATGTTGACCACGGACAAGGGCAGTTCCCATTGCCATGGAGCATCGGTGACGGATCAGCAGCTCCTGCAGCACCTCCATCCACAAGCCCAATCACATCCACATCCGGTGCGTCTGCAAATGCATTCTACACCGACAatcacagccacagccacaccCAAACCCACACCCACCATCCACATGAGCACACACTCACCTGCCTGCGAGAAGCGTTTGGAGGCGGAAACCCCGCGAAGGGATCTCCAtgagctgctgctggagctgctggACATGCTGCTATCCTGCCTGGTGGTGGCTCCCTGTGTGATTGCCTATTGGCGCGGCACCTGGGAGCTGATGGGTGTCTACCTGTTCCCTCGCAGTTTGCCGCTTTCGGCCATGGCCAGCTTTCTGATAGGCGGACTGGGCCACTTTCTCTTCACCGTCACGCAGAACTTCTTCAAGGAGCATGTGCATCCGGACAGGAGGCGACTCACCTACTACACCGTATCGCGACTCTATACGGCCGTGTTTGGGATCGTCTGCGTTAATATGTGGCGCGGTGCCTGGCTGCTCTGCGACTGGCTGACCAGCATCGACTCTTTGATGATCGTCTCCGTGGTCACGGCCATCGCACTGGTCTTCCTGGTGGCCACCAGGACGCTGAGGAACCTGGGCGCAGCCCCCTACACGGTGACCATGGACCACAAGAGCGACTACTTCGAGGTGGACACCATGTTCAAAATACCA GGCTTTCATCAACCTGGCCTGTATGTGTTGGATACCCTGTTCTCGGTCTTTGTCATTGGCAGTTTGGTGGTCATCGCCTGGCGCGGAGTTTGGGGAATCTTTGACTTGCTGCTCTTTCCGGCGGATCGGGCCAAGTCAGCCTGGGGATCGCTG CTCATTGGGTATCTCACAGTGTTCGTGACCTTCCTCATCCACCCACTGATGCGGTATGTGTGCCGTCGTATAAGCGGAATCCCCAAGCTGATCATATGCGACATTTACTATCTGATGACTTTCTTTGGGGCTGTGAATGCCTGGCGCGGCATTTGGAATCTACTGGATGTGTACTTGTATCCAG ATAACAGGCTGCTGAGCTTCTGGCTGACGCACCTAGTGCCATTCCTGCTCCTCGCTGCCCTTAAGTGCTCCAATTCTATCCTGGTGCGCGGGGTTTTCATCGATGCCGAGGGCGTGGGCGCCGATAGTGTCGATATACCCATCAACTATGTGCGGCTGCACTTCCTCCGCGAACGCCGAAAGAAGTGTGCCAATCAGACGACATCATCCTCACCGCCGCATTACTATTTAAAACCGGAGCACGCCTCAATCGGCCGGAATGCGGAAAAGGACAAGGAGGCGCAGAGCAGTCTCATCGAGAAGCCCCATCCCGCCGTGCAGATAGTTTAG
- the LOC128262925 gene encoding acylphosphatase-2 → MGIPDIRQLVTLDFEVYGHVQGLNLTKDTRDRCVKAGIMGWVKNSKQGTIVGKMQGPKEEVDKVITWLSSEGSPGCQIDRCELRNQGNLSRLDYKDFAIRF, encoded by the exons ATGGGCATTCCGGACATCCGGCAGTTGGTGACGTTGGACTTTGAGGTCTATGGACATGTGCAAG GCCTGAATCTCACGAAAGACACCCGCGATCGCTGCGTTAAGGCGGGAATCATGGGCTGGGTTAAGAACAGCAAACAGGGCACCATTGTGGGCAAAATGCAGGGTCCCAAGGAGGAGGTGGACAAGGT GATCACCTGGCTGTCCAGCGAAGGATCACCCGGCTGCCAAATCGATCGCTGTGAGCTGCGGAACCAGGGAAATCTCAGCCGACTGGACTACAAGGACTTCGCTATTAGGTTTTAG
- the LOC128262926 gene encoding cytochrome c oxidase subunit 6C-1, producing the protein MTNAPATSSVAGPVLRGLHNATIKKNLAISLGLTAIITVAYKLMINDPKKAAYADFYSKYDANKSFERMKAAGRFQSC; encoded by the exons ATGACCAACGCTCCAGCAACCTCCAGTGTGGCAGGACCCGTGCTCCGTGGCCTCCACAATGCCACCATTAAGAAGAACCTGGCTATTTCTCTGGGATTGACCGCCATTATCACCGTCGCCTACAAACTGATGATCAACGATCCCAAGAAGGCCGCCTACGCCGACTTCTACTC GAAGTACGATGCCAACAAGTCCTTCGAGCGCATGAAGGCCGCCGGTCGTTTCCAGTCCTGTTAA